A stretch of the Arthrobacter stackebrandtii genome encodes the following:
- the pnuC gene encoding nicotinamide riboside transporter PnuC, with the protein MNAIIDWLNATAFTLLDNPVSWVEVIGFATGAACVWGVARQKIWNWGVGILNNIAFVILFLGAGLYGETLLQVIFAAIAVYGWIKWSRGASGTAGANDLPIRSATRTEALTGAAAVVLATAAIAWLLHAGTDSVVPIPDAFVLAASLVATYAQAKKIFQHWYVWIVIDLVSVPLYFSRGLALTAILYIGFLALCLYGLLGWNRLRKTAAPEPALAGV; encoded by the coding sequence ATGAACGCCATCATCGACTGGCTCAACGCCACGGCCTTCACCCTTCTGGACAACCCGGTGAGCTGGGTTGAGGTCATCGGCTTCGCCACCGGCGCCGCCTGCGTGTGGGGCGTGGCCCGGCAGAAGATCTGGAACTGGGGCGTGGGCATCCTGAACAACATTGCCTTCGTGATCCTGTTCCTCGGCGCCGGCCTCTACGGAGAAACGCTCCTGCAGGTCATCTTCGCCGCCATCGCCGTCTACGGCTGGATCAAGTGGAGCCGCGGCGCCAGCGGAACGGCCGGCGCCAACGACCTCCCCATCCGCAGCGCCACCCGCACCGAGGCGCTCACGGGAGCCGCCGCCGTCGTGCTGGCAACGGCAGCCATCGCCTGGCTGCTGCACGCCGGGACCGACTCGGTGGTCCCCATTCCCGACGCCTTCGTCCTCGCCGCCTCGCTCGTGGCCACCTACGCCCAGGCGAAGAAAATCTTCCAGCACTGGTACGTCTGGATCGTGATCGACCTCGTCTCGGTCCCGCTCTACTTCAGCCGCGGCCTGGCGCTGACCGCCATCCTCTACATCGGCTTCCTGGCCCTGTGCCTGTACGGCCTGCTTGGCTGGAACCGCCTCCGCAAAACCGCCGCACCCGAACCCGCACTGGCAGGAGTCTGA
- the cysD gene encoding sulfate adenylyltransferase subunit CysD: protein MSTQTIDQDLSPGTAPAGDAELNSLDLLESEAIHIIREVVAEFERPALLFSGGKDSVLMLHLATKAFWPGKVPFPVLHVDTGHNFPEVIDFRDRTVERLGLRLEVGSVQEFIDSGELSERADGTRNPLQTVPLLDAIARNKFDAVFGGARRDEDKARAKERIVSLRDEFGQWDPRNQRPELWNLYNGRHTVGQHVRAFPISNWTELDVWRYIAREGIELPPLYYAHEREVYERDGMWRAVGPVSQPRPDEEVVIKQVRYRTVGDMSCTGAVASDATTVHDVVREVAASTLTERGATRADDRISEAAMEDRKKDGYF from the coding sequence ATGAGCACCCAAACCATTGACCAAGACCTGAGCCCCGGGACGGCACCGGCCGGCGATGCAGAGCTGAACTCGCTGGACCTGCTGGAATCCGAGGCCATCCACATCATCCGCGAGGTGGTGGCCGAGTTCGAGCGCCCCGCGCTGCTGTTCTCCGGCGGCAAGGACTCGGTGCTGATGCTGCACCTGGCCACGAAGGCGTTCTGGCCCGGCAAGGTCCCGTTCCCCGTGCTGCACGTGGACACGGGCCACAACTTCCCCGAGGTCATCGACTTCCGCGACCGCACCGTTGAGCGCCTGGGCCTGCGCCTGGAGGTGGGCTCCGTGCAGGAGTTCATCGATTCCGGTGAACTCTCCGAGCGCGCCGACGGCACCCGCAACCCGCTGCAGACCGTGCCGCTGCTGGATGCCATTGCCCGCAACAAGTTTGACGCCGTGTTTGGCGGCGCCCGCCGCGACGAGGACAAGGCCCGCGCCAAGGAACGCATCGTGTCCCTGCGCGACGAGTTTGGCCAGTGGGACCCGCGCAACCAGCGCCCCGAGCTGTGGAACCTGTACAACGGCCGCCACACCGTGGGCCAGCATGTGCGCGCGTTCCCCATCAGCAACTGGACCGAGCTGGACGTGTGGCGCTATATCGCCCGCGAAGGCATCGAGCTGCCGCCGCTGTACTACGCCCACGAACGCGAAGTGTACGAGCGCGACGGCATGTGGCGCGCTGTCGGGCCGGTCTCGCAGCCGCGCCCCGACGAGGAAGTAGTCATCAAGCAGGTCCGCTACCGCACGGTGGGCGACATGTCCTGCACGGGCGCCGTGGCCTCCGACGCCACCACCGTCCACGACGTGGTGCGCGAAGTCGCCGCCTCAACCCTGACCGAACGTGGCGCCACCCGGGCCGATGACCGCATCTCCGAGGCAGCCATGGAAGACCGCAAGAAGGACGGCTACTTCTAA
- a CDS encoding ABC transporter substrate-binding protein, producing MTKYTAPKTPEEPTPGSASPLKTTRVEAGAKPRRKLRGLEIAALVAVVALVGAGAAVAAVNAGRNTAPDQPAAAAPAAELRLGYFANVTHAPALIGVNDGILAKHLGATELKTQVFNAGPSAIEALNAGAIDAAYLGPNPAINSFVKSGGESIRIVAGATSGGAQLVVRPEITSAAQLRGKVLASPQLGGTQDVALRSWLAGEGLATTPSGGGDVTINPTDNASTLKLFQEGKLDGAWLPEPWASRLVLQAGAKVLVNEADLWEDGDFATTILIVSKAFLKEHPQTVDALLEGNKESIDWLNAHPQDAAASVNAALKTAAGKELPADVIDRSLTELKFSPDPLAHTFPKLLAAGVTAGVGKDADLSGIFDLAPLNKILAKDGAPEVSAAGLD from the coding sequence ATGACAAAATACACAGCACCCAAAACGCCCGAAGAACCGACCCCCGGAAGCGCCTCGCCGCTGAAGACAACCCGCGTGGAGGCGGGCGCAAAACCCCGGCGCAAACTGCGCGGACTGGAGATCGCGGCGCTCGTGGCCGTGGTGGCCCTGGTGGGAGCCGGGGCGGCAGTGGCCGCCGTGAACGCCGGACGCAACACTGCGCCTGACCAGCCCGCCGCCGCAGCCCCCGCCGCCGAGCTCCGGCTCGGCTACTTTGCCAACGTCACCCACGCACCGGCCCTGATCGGCGTCAACGACGGCATCCTCGCCAAGCACCTGGGCGCCACCGAACTGAAAACGCAGGTGTTCAACGCCGGCCCCTCAGCCATCGAGGCCCTGAACGCCGGGGCCATCGACGCCGCCTACCTCGGCCCCAACCCGGCGATCAACTCCTTCGTGAAGAGCGGCGGCGAGTCCATCCGCATCGTCGCCGGGGCCACGAGCGGCGGCGCGCAGCTGGTGGTCAGGCCCGAAATCACCTCGGCGGCCCAGTTGCGCGGCAAGGTGCTTGCCAGTCCGCAGCTGGGCGGCACGCAGGATGTTGCCCTGCGGTCCTGGCTGGCCGGGGAGGGCCTGGCCACCACGCCCAGCGGCGGCGGCGACGTCACCATCAACCCCACCGACAACGCCAGCACCCTGAAGTTGTTCCAGGAAGGCAAGCTCGACGGCGCCTGGCTGCCGGAACCGTGGGCCTCCCGCCTGGTGTTGCAGGCCGGGGCCAAGGTGCTGGTCAACGAGGCCGACCTTTGGGAGGACGGCGACTTCGCCACCACCATCCTGATTGTCAGCAAGGCCTTCCTGAAAGAGCACCCGCAAACCGTGGACGCCCTGCTGGAAGGGAACAAGGAGTCCATCGACTGGCTCAACGCCCACCCGCAGGATGCCGCGGCCTCTGTCAACGCAGCCCTCAAGACCGCGGCCGGCAAGGAACTGCCCGCCGACGTCATCGACCGGTCCCTGACCGAACTGAAGTTCTCCCCGGACCCTCTGGCACACACCTTCCCGAAACTGCTGGCAGCCGGCGTCACGGCGGGTGTGGGAAAGGACGCGGACCTGTCAGGAATCTTTGACCTGGCACCGCTGAACAAGATCCTGGCCAAGGACGGGGCGCCGGAAGTCTCCGCCGCCGGCCTCGACTGA
- a CDS encoding sulfate adenylyltransferase subunit 1 encodes MSTITETPLDAAPLEQSTLFRFATAGSVDDGKSTLVGRLLHDSKAILADTLDAVTRTSADRGFGGENGSTQKIDLALLTDGLRAEREQGITIDVAYRYFATDRRSFILADCPGHIQYTKNTVTGASTADAVVVLIDARKGVLEQTRRHLSVLRLLRVPNVIVAVNKIDLTGFSEDVFRTIETDVQAVAAGIGLDDVVVIPVSALEGDNVVERSAHTPWYTGASLLELLETLPTTDELERGLEPFRFPVQLVVRPQGALAPELTLADDAGASFRDYRAYAGQVASGAVAVGDEITVLPSGRKASVVGIDFAGRTLEKAVAPQSVSLRLSEEIDIARGDVIAATGTFGEVSQDLYAELCWLSDKPLREGAKVLIKHGSKTVQGLIRAVTGKLELESFAYGQASGLGLNDIGTAQIRLASPVPIETYARHRRTGAFLVIDPQDGNTLAAGMVRDHPGDHEDERYAI; translated from the coding sequence ATGAGCACCATCACCGAAACCCCGCTTGATGCGGCGCCCCTTGAACAGTCCACGCTGTTCCGCTTCGCCACCGCCGGCTCCGTCGACGACGGCAAGTCCACCCTGGTGGGCCGCCTGCTCCACGACTCCAAGGCCATCCTGGCCGACACGCTCGACGCCGTCACCCGCACCTCGGCGGACCGCGGCTTCGGCGGCGAGAACGGCAGCACCCAGAAGATCGACCTCGCGCTGCTGACCGACGGCCTGCGCGCCGAGCGCGAGCAGGGCATCACGATCGACGTGGCCTACCGCTACTTCGCCACGGACCGCCGCAGCTTCATCCTGGCCGACTGCCCCGGGCACATCCAGTACACCAAGAACACGGTGACGGGCGCGTCCACCGCGGATGCCGTCGTCGTGCTCATCGATGCCCGCAAGGGCGTGCTGGAGCAGACCCGCCGGCACCTGTCCGTGCTGCGCCTGCTGCGCGTCCCCAACGTGATCGTCGCCGTCAACAAGATCGACCTCACGGGCTTCAGCGAGGACGTCTTCCGCACCATTGAGACCGACGTCCAGGCCGTGGCCGCCGGCATCGGGCTGGACGACGTCGTCGTCATCCCCGTCTCCGCGCTGGAGGGCGACAACGTGGTGGAGCGCTCAGCCCACACCCCCTGGTACACGGGCGCCAGCCTGCTGGAGCTGCTCGAAACGCTGCCCACCACTGACGAGCTGGAGCGCGGCCTGGAGCCGTTCCGCTTCCCCGTCCAGCTGGTGGTCCGCCCCCAGGGTGCGCTTGCGCCTGAGCTCACCCTCGCTGACGACGCCGGTGCCTCCTTCCGCGATTACCGCGCCTATGCCGGGCAGGTCGCCTCGGGCGCCGTCGCGGTGGGGGACGAGATCACGGTGCTGCCCTCGGGACGGAAGGCCTCCGTTGTGGGCATCGACTTTGCCGGCCGCACGCTGGAGAAGGCGGTGGCACCGCAGTCGGTGTCGCTGCGCCTGAGCGAGGAGATCGACATTGCCCGCGGCGACGTCATTGCCGCCACCGGCACCTTCGGCGAGGTCAGCCAGGACCTGTACGCCGAACTGTGCTGGCTCTCGGACAAGCCGCTGCGCGAGGGCGCCAAGGTGCTGATCAAGCACGGCAGCAAGACCGTTCAGGGCCTGATCCGCGCCGTCACGGGCAAGCTGGAGCTGGAGTCGTTCGCCTACGGGCAGGCCTCCGGGCTCGGGCTGAACGACATCGGCACGGCGCAGATCCGCCTGGCGTCGCCAGTGCCGATCGAGACGTATGCGCGCCACCGCCGCACCGGCGCCTTCCTGGTGATCGACCCGCAGGACGGCAACACCCTGGCCGCCGGCATGGTCCGCGACCACCCGGGCGACCACGAGGACGAGCGCTACGCCATCTAG
- a CDS encoding SDR family oxidoreductase — protein sequence MGASRGLGLAIAREYLSQGARVVATVRGPEPTPLHVLVEEYRGLLEIESVDITELDQLAALHARLAGHSFGLVFVNAGVTNDEAETIATVSDAEFSRLMLTNALAPMRFIEAFAGLASERATLAVMSSGQGSIENNTRGGFEIYRASKSALNQLMRSYAARTQDDGHTLLLLAPGWIRGTGVGGPNAPLTIEESIPRLVRTIQGSHGKGGLQFLDYRGETVSW from the coding sequence GTGGGTGCCTCCCGGGGCCTGGGGCTGGCCATTGCCAGGGAGTACCTGAGCCAAGGCGCCCGTGTGGTTGCCACGGTGCGGGGGCCGGAGCCGACACCGCTGCACGTGCTGGTGGAAGAATATCGCGGGCTGCTGGAGATTGAATCCGTGGACATCACGGAGCTGGACCAGCTGGCTGCGCTGCACGCACGCCTGGCGGGGCATTCCTTCGGCCTGGTGTTCGTCAACGCAGGCGTCACCAACGACGAAGCGGAGACGATTGCAACCGTCAGCGACGCGGAGTTTTCCCGGCTGATGCTGACCAACGCCCTCGCCCCCATGAGGTTCATCGAGGCGTTTGCCGGGCTTGCCTCGGAACGAGCCACCCTGGCCGTGATGTCCTCGGGCCAAGGCAGCATCGAAAACAACACCCGGGGCGGATTTGAAATCTACCGCGCCAGCAAGTCCGCCTTGAACCAGCTGATGCGCAGCTATGCGGCCCGGACCCAGGATGACGGGCACACCCTGCTGCTGCTGGCGCCGGGGTGGATCAGGGGCACGGGTGTTGGCGGGCCGAATGCGCCGCTGACCATCGAGGAGAGCATTCCCCGTCTGGTGCGCACCATTCAGGGCAGCCATGGAAAAGGCGGCCTGCAGTTCCTTGACTACCGCGGGGAAACAGTCTCCTGGTAG
- a CDS encoding helix-turn-helix transcriptional regulator encodes MDHEFKGILYPARLPEFHRLPAPAEVAELVQWFWIPEWDIEPGRSSRQQVLSFPASNLAIQRDVVEFAGPTTTVSNQDLAGRGWAVGALLQPAAVPLFTANPAGLRDARLEVAAPGLRGAVVQAMEISDGGRRRAQAVAVVAEWLAEQSPKVSDEARLANAMAALIAGNPALVRVEDVAEGLAVSVRTLQRLAKKYVGLGPAALIRRRRLQEAADRARSHPEMDLAEVAAEFGYADQSHLANDFQRVLGFAPSSYRRHSGQG; translated from the coding sequence GTGGACCACGAATTCAAGGGAATCCTGTACCCCGCACGCCTGCCCGAGTTCCACCGGCTGCCTGCGCCCGCAGAGGTGGCCGAGCTGGTCCAATGGTTCTGGATCCCGGAGTGGGACATCGAGCCCGGGCGGTCTTCGCGGCAGCAGGTGCTGTCTTTTCCCGCCTCCAACCTGGCAATCCAACGCGACGTGGTGGAGTTCGCCGGCCCCACCACCACGGTCTCAAACCAGGACCTTGCCGGGCGGGGCTGGGCAGTTGGCGCCCTCCTGCAGCCGGCTGCGGTGCCGCTGTTTACCGCCAATCCTGCAGGGCTGCGCGACGCCAGGCTGGAGGTTGCGGCACCCGGGCTGCGCGGCGCCGTCGTGCAGGCCATGGAGATTTCCGACGGCGGGAGGCGGCGCGCGCAGGCGGTTGCCGTGGTCGCGGAATGGCTGGCGGAGCAGTCGCCCAAAGTCTCCGATGAGGCGCGGCTGGCGAACGCCATGGCCGCGCTGATTGCGGGGAACCCGGCACTGGTGCGGGTCGAGGACGTGGCGGAGGGGCTGGCGGTGTCTGTGCGGACGCTGCAGCGGCTGGCGAAGAAGTACGTGGGGCTGGGCCCGGCTGCGCTGATCAGGCGGCGCCGGCTGCAGGAGGCAGCGGACCGGGCCCGCAGTCATCCGGAAATGGACCTGGCCGAGGTGGCGGCGGAGTTTGGCTACGCAGACCAGTCGCACCTGGCCAACGATTTCCAGCGGGTCCTGGGCTTTGCGCCCAGCAGCTACCGGCGGCATTCAGGGCAGGGGTGA
- a CDS encoding NUDIX hydrolase, whose translation MSSNGSQEAEFLAGYNPAEFPPVALTVDLVVFAVANKELHVALVERGGQPFLGRLALPGGFVGPDEDALAAARRELAEEAGLDLSGHRVAVEQLATYSAPDRDPRMRVVSVAHLVLLASDGASLPELRAGTDAAKAQWRPVHALDTGALAFDHAQILHAGLERLAGKMEYTTIAAALVPEEFTVSALRDVYTAVWQVELPAGNFTRKMRACLAPTGGKVQAVGAPASLFKVAGQWILPPLNRTKG comes from the coding sequence GTGAGCAGCAACGGATCCCAGGAGGCCGAGTTCCTGGCCGGCTACAACCCCGCCGAGTTTCCACCCGTCGCGCTGACCGTCGACCTCGTGGTGTTTGCCGTGGCCAACAAGGAACTGCATGTGGCACTCGTGGAACGCGGCGGGCAGCCGTTCCTCGGCAGACTGGCCCTGCCCGGGGGATTCGTGGGGCCCGACGAGGACGCTCTCGCGGCGGCCCGCCGGGAACTGGCGGAGGAAGCCGGGCTGGACCTTTCCGGCCACCGCGTGGCCGTGGAACAGCTGGCCACCTACAGCGCCCCGGACCGCGACCCCCGGATGCGGGTGGTGTCGGTGGCGCACCTGGTCCTGCTGGCCTCCGACGGCGCAAGCCTGCCGGAGCTGCGGGCAGGCACCGACGCCGCCAAGGCACAATGGCGGCCCGTCCATGCGCTGGACACGGGCGCCCTGGCATTTGACCATGCCCAAATCCTGCATGCAGGCTTGGAACGGTTGGCCGGAAAAATGGAATACACCACCATTGCCGCCGCCCTGGTGCCGGAGGAATTCACCGTCTCCGCACTCCGGGACGTCTACACCGCGGTGTGGCAGGTGGAACTTCCGGCCGGAAACTTCACCCGGAAAATGCGCGCCTGCCTGGCCCCCACGGGAGGCAAGGTGCAGGCAGTGGGGGCTCCGGCGTCGCTCTTCAAGGTGGCGGGGCAATGGATCCTGCCACCTCTCAACCGAACAAAGGGATAA
- a CDS encoding DUF6882 domain-containing protein yields MGIFAPRKKATPEAYIAASVEAMAEVQQIHMNTWGMNRADCRWDVDMNLGKVSFMFPDKLVTADIQVVGTLFDGTFMWGWDHPSVPAPLRFDALAAREWGAQNSLPQYTQLQVPADMDAAWEFTAVAARQGNAAGTYSGQAGTARVFLTFGKLTMTSLSAAAVPGAGSRGPVRIGGPGTAGRNR; encoded by the coding sequence ATGGGAATCTTTGCGCCAAGGAAGAAGGCGACGCCCGAGGCATACATTGCCGCCAGTGTTGAGGCGATGGCGGAAGTCCAGCAGATCCACATGAACACGTGGGGCATGAACCGTGCCGACTGCCGGTGGGACGTTGACATGAACCTGGGGAAGGTCTCGTTCATGTTCCCGGACAAGCTGGTCACCGCGGACATCCAGGTGGTGGGGACCCTGTTTGACGGCACCTTCATGTGGGGCTGGGACCATCCGTCGGTGCCGGCCCCGCTGCGGTTCGACGCGCTCGCCGCAAGGGAATGGGGCGCACAGAACTCGCTGCCGCAGTACACACAGTTGCAGGTGCCCGCGGACATGGATGCGGCGTGGGAGTTCACGGCGGTTGCGGCCAGGCAAGGCAATGCCGCCGGAACGTACAGCGGACAGGCCGGAACCGCGCGGGTGTTCCTCACGTTTGGGAAACTCACCATGACGTCGTTGTCGGCTGCAGCCGTGCCGGGGGCCGGGAGCCGGGGGCCGGTGCGGATTGGCGGTCCGGGCACGGCCGGACGGAACCGGTGA
- a CDS encoding GTP pyrophosphokinase, producing the protein MDESRFQQATLQEAAQAIRDTIVGRLHDDGLNHHDVEFRVKSSDSAAEKMSRRDHDGLLKYPGGLERLDDLIGVRVILYVESDIDAVAIALTSQFICHDDEDKTAIMRKNGGIGYAGRHLTLEVPTDRPPTNCKDFGGYRFEVQIRTVLQHAWAEFEHDIRFKGSSGDNAEISRAFTMASTLIELADQQFVNIADILKRQQAHLAVDTGAQEQLLDAGSLQGVLTRAFPNYRSSKENQYDWMVHVLAANGIDTVNAAEEWFHSIDSQQVAKLMEYRFNPGQVRVADDLLLQTFGESHVDATKSVGSDRNRESKLRSRLRKLRNELDGH; encoded by the coding sequence ATGGACGAATCACGATTCCAACAGGCAACCCTCCAGGAGGCCGCGCAGGCCATCCGGGACACCATAGTGGGCAGGCTCCACGATGACGGGCTGAACCACCACGACGTGGAGTTCCGGGTGAAGTCATCGGACTCCGCGGCGGAGAAAATGTCGCGTCGCGACCACGACGGGCTGCTCAAGTACCCCGGCGGCCTTGAGCGGCTGGACGACCTCATCGGCGTGCGGGTCATCCTGTATGTGGAGTCGGACATCGACGCCGTGGCCATTGCCCTCACCAGCCAGTTCATCTGCCATGACGACGAGGACAAGACCGCCATCATGCGCAAGAATGGCGGCATCGGCTACGCCGGGCGGCACCTGACGCTGGAGGTCCCCACGGACCGGCCGCCCACCAACTGCAAGGACTTCGGCGGGTACCGCTTTGAGGTGCAGATCCGCACGGTCCTCCAGCATGCCTGGGCCGAGTTTGAGCACGACATCCGCTTCAAGGGTTCCAGCGGCGACAATGCCGAGATCAGCCGTGCCTTCACCATGGCCTCCACCCTGATTGAGCTGGCCGACCAGCAGTTCGTGAACATTGCCGACATCCTCAAGCGCCAACAGGCCCACCTGGCAGTGGACACCGGCGCCCAGGAACAGCTGCTCGACGCCGGATCCCTCCAGGGAGTGCTGACCCGCGCCTTCCCGAACTACCGCAGCAGCAAGGAAAACCAGTACGACTGGATGGTGCACGTCCTCGCCGCCAACGGGATCGACACGGTCAATGCGGCCGAGGAGTGGTTCCACTCCATCGATTCGCAGCAGGTGGCCAAGCTCATGGAATACCGCTTCAACCCCGGTCAGGTCCGCGTCGCCGACGACCTCTTGCTGCAGACATTCGGGGAGTCGCACGTGGACGCCACCAAGTCCGTGGGCAGCGACCGCAACCGCGAATCCAAGCTCCGCTCCCGCCTGCGCAAGCTCCGCAACGAGCTCGACGGCCACTGA
- a CDS encoding AAA family ATPase — MENALVIGKFYPPHAGHRHLIATAAAAARHVYVLVQGSRFESLTAARRAAWLEEEFDGGNVTIVPVRNDCPVDYASDEIWAAQVENMRWALKAKGVEKVDAVFTSEAYGERLADAFGAAHMVVDPARSTHRISGTACREDLAGNWGRLVPAARRGLAVRVIVVGAESTGTTTLSEALTAHYRRQFPAMRDVTEHGRFYTYELLEKLQVEHRGATVEDLVWTDADFGIIATRQTAMEQAAAEAAPLVIADTDALATTLWERYYLGDGSYGSYEALTHLPRRDVYLLTDFNGVDFEDDGWREGEHRRPEMTEWFKEALTEEGHSWILVTGSHERRMATATAVIDAMLEQQNTFTAPAWAGRTVLEGAA; from the coding sequence ATGGAGAACGCACTCGTCATTGGCAAGTTCTACCCGCCCCATGCCGGCCACCGGCACCTGATTGCCACGGCCGCAGCCGCCGCCCGGCACGTGTACGTGCTGGTCCAGGGGAGCCGCTTTGAGTCGCTCACCGCCGCCCGGCGTGCCGCCTGGCTTGAGGAAGAGTTCGACGGCGGAAACGTCACCATTGTGCCGGTCCGCAACGACTGCCCCGTGGACTACGCCAGTGACGAGATTTGGGCCGCGCAGGTGGAGAACATGCGTTGGGCGCTCAAAGCCAAGGGTGTGGAAAAGGTTGACGCCGTGTTCACGTCTGAGGCTTACGGCGAGCGGCTGGCGGACGCGTTTGGTGCCGCCCACATGGTGGTCGACCCGGCACGCAGCACCCACCGCATCAGCGGCACCGCCTGCCGGGAGGACCTGGCGGGAAACTGGGGCCGGCTGGTTCCGGCGGCACGGCGCGGGCTGGCCGTGCGGGTGATCGTGGTCGGCGCGGAATCGACCGGCACCACCACGCTCAGCGAGGCACTGACGGCGCACTACCGCCGGCAATTCCCGGCCATGCGCGACGTCACCGAGCACGGCCGCTTCTACACTTACGAACTGCTGGAGAAGCTGCAGGTGGAACATCGCGGGGCAACCGTGGAGGACCTGGTGTGGACGGATGCGGACTTTGGCATCATCGCCACCCGGCAGACCGCCATGGAGCAGGCCGCCGCGGAGGCCGCACCACTCGTCATTGCGGACACCGACGCACTCGCCACCACCTTGTGGGAGCGGTACTACCTGGGCGATGGCAGCTACGGCTCGTACGAGGCCCTGACCCACCTGCCCCGCCGCGACGTGTACCTGCTGACCGACTTCAACGGCGTGGACTTTGAAGACGACGGCTGGCGCGAAGGCGAGCACCGGCGCCCCGAAATGACCGAATGGTTCAAGGAGGCGCTGACCGAGGAGGGCCACTCGTGGATCCTCGTGACAGGCAGCCATGAACGCCGCATGGCCACCGCCACCGCCGTCATTGATGCCATGCTGGAACAGCAAAACACGTTCACGGCCCCCGCCTGGGCCGGCCGCACAGTGCTGGAAGGAGCGGCGTGA
- a CDS encoding VOC family protein, protein MNKPAEIEKTAAADGRYTSNGVPGGFSSLTPFLAIPQAAGAMAFYAEVFGARTISSMEFGGVVVHAEMDFGQGRLQLGEPNPQYHLVAPPAGEDDVYSMGFYCPDVDAVVERAVRAGAAVREPVANFASGDRFASIRDPFGVRWSIMTRVEDLSEEESTARVEAWAATQNG, encoded by the coding sequence ATGAACAAGCCAGCAGAGATCGAAAAGACAGCGGCCGCGGACGGCCGGTACACCAGCAACGGCGTTCCCGGCGGGTTCAGCAGCCTGACCCCGTTCCTTGCCATCCCCCAGGCAGCCGGGGCCATGGCGTTTTACGCCGAGGTCTTTGGCGCCCGCACCATCTCCAGCATGGAGTTTGGCGGCGTGGTGGTCCATGCGGAAATGGACTTCGGCCAGGGCCGGCTGCAGTTGGGCGAGCCAAATCCGCAGTACCACCTGGTGGCGCCGCCCGCCGGGGAAGACGACGTGTACTCCATGGGCTTTTACTGCCCGGATGTTGACGCCGTGGTGGAGCGGGCCGTCCGGGCCGGTGCTGCCGTCCGGGAGCCGGTGGCCAATTTTGCCTCCGGCGACCGCTTTGCCAGCATCCGCGACCCGTTCGGCGTGCGGTGGTCCATCATGACCCGCGTCGAGGACCTTTCCGAGGAGGAGAGCACTGCCCGCGTCGAGGCATGGGCGGCCACCCAAAACGGCTAG
- a CDS encoding VOC family protein → MSTQVFISLPTNDLDRSKAFYEAVGWAIQPNFTDENAACIQADDNFFVMVLKKEYFATFTDKPIVDPGKSIQVQTALSQDSRAAVDALLEKALAAGGTEPRPAQELGFMYSRDFEDPDGNLFGAIWMDPQAAAEGPESFMAEQQEEGLGHS, encoded by the coding sequence ATGTCCACGCAGGTATTCATCAGTCTTCCCACGAACGACCTTGACCGTTCCAAGGCCTTCTACGAGGCCGTGGGCTGGGCAATCCAGCCGAATTTCACCGATGAGAATGCGGCGTGCATCCAGGCGGACGACAACTTCTTCGTCATGGTGCTGAAGAAGGAGTACTTTGCCACATTCACGGACAAGCCCATTGTGGACCCGGGCAAGTCGATCCAGGTGCAAACGGCACTGAGTCAGGACAGCCGCGCTGCCGTGGATGCACTGTTGGAGAAGGCCCTGGCCGCAGGCGGCACCGAGCCCCGCCCGGCACAGGAACTTGGCTTCATGTACTCCCGCGACTTTGAGGACCCGGACGGCAACCTCTTCGGCGCCATCTGGATGGACCCCCAGGCTGCCGCCGAGGGCCCCGAATCGTTCATGGCGGAACAGCAGGAAGAAGGCCTCGGCCACTCCTGA